Proteins from a single region of Bacteroidia bacterium:
- the thiL gene encoding thiamine-phosphate kinase, translating into MQKKVTLLSEFGEFGLIEHITNNIKKINPETIYGIGDDAAVLDYSNKKILVTTDLLVEGIHFNLIYTPLKHLGYKSVVVNLSDIVAMNGTPKQITFSLAVSSKFSVEAIEDLYEGVRLACNHYGVDLIGGDTSSSLTGLLISVTAMGYANENEIVYRNGAKETDLICVSGDLGAAYMGLQLLEREKTVFSETSQVQPDLSGHDYILERQLKPEARVDIIKKLKEKGILPTSMIDISDGLSSELIHICKQSKTGCRIYTEKIPIDAETCKMANEFNLPPETAALNGGEDYELLFTIPLSDFEKIKLIKGISVIGNITNASEGLNLISPDGNFIQIMAQGWNAIK; encoded by the coding sequence ATGCAAAAAAAGGTTACTCTATTATCTGAATTTGGCGAATTTGGTTTAATTGAACATATAACAAATAACATTAAGAAGATAAATCCGGAAACTATATATGGTATTGGAGATGATGCTGCTGTTCTGGATTATTCCAACAAAAAAATATTGGTTACAACAGATTTATTAGTTGAAGGAATTCATTTCAACTTAATTTACACTCCATTAAAACATCTTGGATATAAGTCGGTTGTTGTAAATTTATCGGATATTGTTGCAATGAATGGAACTCCAAAACAAATTACATTTTCATTAGCAGTTTCTTCAAAATTTTCTGTTGAAGCAATTGAAGATTTATATGAAGGTGTTCGTCTTGCATGCAATCATTACGGTGTTGATTTAATTGGTGGCGATACTTCAAGTTCCTTAACAGGTTTATTGATTTCGGTTACAGCCATGGGCTATGCTAATGAAAACGAAATTGTTTACAGAAACGGAGCAAAAGAAACAGATTTGATTTGTGTGTCGGGAGATTTAGGTGCTGCATACATGGGATTGCAATTGCTTGAAAGAGAGAAGACAGTGTTTTCTGAAACTTCTCAAGTTCAACCCGATTTATCCGGTCATGATTATATTTTAGAACGACAGCTTAAGCCAGAAGCAAGGGTAGACATAATAAAGAAACTGAAAGAAAAGGGAATTCTTCCAACATCTATGATAGATATTTCTGATGGTTTAAGTTCAGAATTAATTCATATCTGCAAACAATCTAAAACAGGCTGCAGAATATATACCGAAAAAATTCCAATTGATGCCGAAACATGCAAAATGGCAAATGAATTTAATCTTCCACCTGAAACAGCAGCCTTAAATGGAGGCGAAGATTATGAATTACTGTTTACAATACCATTATCGGACTTTGAAAAGATAAAATTGATAAAAGGAATTAGTGTTATAGGAAATATCACAAACGCATCTGAAGGGCTGAATTTAATTTCACCTGACGGCAATTTTATTCAAATAATGGCTCAGGGCTGGAATGCAATAAAATAA
- a CDS encoding T9SS type A sorting domain-containing protein — MKKLFLFLIVSLFAFANVFSQTRLCSEYEANKKAETENPDALPAKAELTKFTKEYIQNKNKTEEVYVIPVVFHVLHNYGAENISKAQILDAVRILNEDFRKLNSDTSDIIPEFKGIAADSKIEFRLATIDPNGNCTDGIVRVVTSYTYNADDDSKLESPSWDRTKYFNVWTCSSIGSGAAGYSYYPSSVSGSWGASRDGVIILATYVGSIGTGTVYTSRALTHEIGHYLNLAHTWGSTNEPGLPSNCNFDDDVADTPNTIGHTSCDLDANTCGFLDNVQNYMEYAYCDRMFTYGQKDRMRATLNSPISGRNNLWSPANLIATGTNNGAVAQVCLPEPDFSYSKRFACNNLQLQYTNLTWNTDSISSIYWSFPGGNPSSSNALNPIVSYDNPGNYSATLIVTNATGTNQFTKSNIIQVQNSLLGEGVPWIEGFENNLFPVNTLDSTKNWFISGNANANWERTQSIFYDGQASVFVANDINNIGQTSELFSPNILFAGNDPNNFFTFRFAYAQKNTDNTDKLIVYASYNCGQTWYPRLSKVGAALSTNGGAFVNSFIPDTSEWLKQSINLGLFMSRPNIRVKFTFTSGGGNEIYIDDINLEKITNVNELPLSLSNNLSLFPNPVNEETTVNFDLSEKSEIKFELSNVLGQNIATVEDNYTTGPYSLLISDLLKQSLQSGMYFMTVSINGKSQTLKLIKE, encoded by the coding sequence ATGAAAAAACTTTTCTTATTTCTAATTGTATCTCTTTTTGCTTTTGCAAATGTTTTTTCTCAAACCAGATTGTGCTCAGAATATGAGGCTAATAAAAAAGCTGAAACTGAAAATCCTGATGCGCTACCTGCAAAAGCGGAATTAACAAAGTTTACAAAAGAATATATTCAGAATAAAAATAAAACAGAAGAAGTATATGTTATACCAGTTGTTTTTCATGTTTTACATAATTATGGCGCAGAAAATATTTCGAAAGCACAAATTTTAGATGCTGTACGGATTTTAAATGAAGATTTTAGAAAGCTAAATTCTGATACTTCTGATATTATTCCAGAATTTAAAGGTATTGCAGCAGATTCTAAAATAGAATTCAGACTGGCAACTATCGACCCTAATGGAAATTGTACAGACGGGATTGTTAGAGTCGTAACAAGTTACACATATAATGCAGATGATGATTCGAAATTAGAATCCCCTTCATGGGACAGAACAAAATATTTTAATGTGTGGACATGTAGTTCAATAGGGTCTGGAGCTGCAGGATATTCATATTATCCCTCTAGTGTATCGGGGTCGTGGGGTGCAAGCAGAGACGGTGTAATTATTTTAGCAACATATGTTGGAAGTATTGGAACAGGAACAGTATATACATCAAGGGCGCTAACACATGAGATAGGGCATTATTTAAACCTTGCTCACACCTGGGGAAGTACAAACGAGCCAGGACTCCCCTCTAACTGTAATTTTGACGATGATGTTGCGGATACACCAAATACAATAGGACATACAAGTTGCGATTTAGATGCAAACACCTGCGGTTTTCTTGATAATGTTCAAAATTATATGGAGTATGCATATTGCGATAGAATGTTTACCTACGGACAGAAAGACAGAATGCGTGCAACCCTTAATAGTCCTATAAGTGGAAGAAATAATCTTTGGAGTCCCGCAAATTTAATTGCAACAGGAACAAATAATGGTGCTGTTGCTCAGGTTTGTTTACCAGAACCGGATTTTTCATATTCCAAACGATTTGCCTGTAACAATTTACAATTGCAATATACAAACTTGACATGGAACACTGATTCTATTTCAAGTATTTATTGGTCATTCCCTGGCGGAAACCCATCAAGTTCAAACGCTCTTAACCCAATTGTATCCTATGACAACCCTGGAAATTATAGCGCAACTCTAATTGTAACAAATGCCACAGGAACAAATCAATTTACAAAAAGTAACATAATACAGGTACAAAATTCATTATTAGGTGAAGGGGTTCCATGGATTGAAGGATTTGAGAATAATTTATTTCCTGTTAACACTTTAGATTCTACTAAAAATTGGTTTATTTCAGGTAATGCCAATGCTAATTGGGAGAGAACACAATCGATTTTTTATGATGGGCAGGCTAGTGTTTTTGTTGCAAACGATATAAACAATATTGGACAAACGTCAGAATTATTTTCTCCAAATATTCTTTTTGCGGGCAACGACCCTAACAATTTTTTTACTTTCAGATTTGCCTATGCACAAAAAAATACTGATAATACTGACAAATTAATTGTTTATGCCTCATATAACTGTGGTCAAACATGGTATCCACGACTTTCAAAAGTTGGTGCTGCGTTGTCAACAAATGGTGGTGCTTTTGTTAATTCATTTATTCCTGACACATCGGAATGGCTTAAGCAAAGTATTAACCTTGGTCTTTTCATGAGCAGACCAAACATTAGAGTTAAATTTACTTTTACTTCAGGTGGCGGAAACGAAATTTATATTGACGACATCAATTTAGAGAAAATAACAAATGTTAATGAATTACCTCTTTCTTTATCAAATAATTTAAGTTTGTTTCCAAACCCAGTAAATGAAGAAACAACAGTAAACTTTGACCTAAGTGAAAAATCAGAAATTAAATTTGAGCTATCAAATGTTTTGGGTCAAAATATTGCGACGGTTGAGGATAATTATACCACAGGACCATATAGTTTATTAATAAGTGATTTGTTAAAACAAAGTTTACAATCAGGCATGTATTTTATGACAGTCTCTATAAACGGGAAGTCTCAAACATTAAAATTAATTAAAGAGTAA
- a CDS encoding C10 family peptidase has translation MRTFIYMFFIILFAMPTFAKNVDVETAKSAAKNLYYLKVSQLKDIKLAELNLSLAYTEVVNSEPVYYVFNVNSTEGFVVISANDIAMPCIGYSFEGAFPTNNLPPTFSYYMGAFRDQIASAISQKAAASAEATAEWTRLLANNPTPVKTLSTMPLLIHTWNQDWPYNELCPADAAGPGGHVYVGCVATSMIQCMKYYNYPTTGTGTHTNSTITNGGYGNQTVNYANQTYVWENMQNVLGTSSSSSTLEVAKIGFHASVSVNMNYGADGSGSQTSSIPAALESHFKYSTDCQYVQKTSYTQTNWENMLKTQIDSKWPMVYQGLESAASAGHAWNCDGYITGTTNEFHMNWGWGGSANGYFSVAGAINSGGGYTFDTNFGAVINIYPSANYPTWCSGTKTITGTAGTFNDGSGNQNYLDNQDCLYLIQPACGSFVTLLFDRFDLGTGDLVKVYDGATTSDPLLATYDAANLPASSITSTSGNMLLEFITDGSNNATGWYASYSSFPCTGSKTLTTPSGTISDGSNSCDYKASLICTWNIQPSPAAASISLTFPDFNFAAGDAGDALKVYKNTTGTLIGSYNALNLPPASLDIVASKVILRFQTNSTNQGAGWTVNYNSTLTGIENNLAEFSTGIFPNPFTNDATISYTLTDVTDVKISVTNVLGEVIGNYNKFETAGSYSLPLSSFTEQISQGMYFVNFSFNDKLTTVKIVCTK, from the coding sequence ATGAGAACATTTATTTACATGTTTTTTATAATTCTTTTTGCAATGCCAACATTTGCAAAAAATGTAGATGTAGAAACCGCAAAATCTGCAGCTAAAAACTTATATTATTTGAAAGTTAGTCAGCTAAAAGATATTAAACTAGCCGAACTTAATCTTTCATTGGCATATACTGAGGTTGTAAATAGCGAACCTGTATATTATGTTTTTAATGTTAACTCAACCGAAGGTTTTGTAGTAATCTCTGCTAACGATATTGCAATGCCATGTATCGGTTATAGTTTTGAGGGAGCGTTTCCAACAAATAATCTGCCTCCAACATTTAGTTATTATATGGGTGCTTTTCGTGATCAGATAGCTTCAGCTATATCACAAAAAGCAGCTGCTTCTGCTGAGGCTACTGCAGAATGGACAAGGCTTCTTGCCAATAATCCAACACCAGTAAAAACTTTAAGTACAATGCCATTACTTATTCACACCTGGAATCAGGATTGGCCATATAATGAATTATGTCCTGCAGATGCTGCAGGCCCTGGTGGTCATGTTTATGTTGGCTGTGTTGCAACATCTATGATACAGTGTATGAAATATTACAATTACCCAACTACCGGAACAGGAACCCATACAAATTCAACTATAACTAATGGTGGATATGGTAACCAAACTGTTAATTATGCAAATCAGACTTATGTTTGGGAAAATATGCAAAATGTTCTTGGTACTTCAAGTTCATCATCAACCTTAGAAGTTGCCAAAATTGGTTTTCATGCAAGTGTTTCTGTTAATATGAATTATGGTGCTGACGGATCAGGTTCACAAACTTCAAGTATTCCTGCAGCTCTTGAAAGTCATTTTAAATATTCTACAGATTGTCAGTATGTTCAAAAAACTAGTTATACTCAAACAAACTGGGAAAACATGTTAAAAACTCAGATTGATAGTAAATGGCCTATGGTTTATCAAGGATTGGAATCAGCTGCATCTGCTGGTCATGCTTGGAATTGCGACGGTTATATTACTGGTACAACTAACGAATTTCACATGAACTGGGGTTGGGGTGGATCTGCAAACGGTTATTTTTCTGTTGCAGGTGCAATAAATTCTGGTGGTGGTTATACTTTTGATACAAATTTTGGTGCAGTTATTAATATCTACCCATCAGCAAATTATCCAACATGGTGTTCCGGTACAAAAACAATAACAGGAACAGCAGGTACATTTAATGATGGCAGTGGTAACCAAAATTATTTAGATAATCAGGATTGTCTTTATTTAATTCAACCAGCTTGCGGATCATTTGTTACACTTTTATTTGACAGATTTGATTTAGGAACAGGTGATCTTGTTAAAGTTTATGATGGCGCAACTACAAGTGACCCTTTATTAGCAACATATGATGCAGCTAATTTACCTGCTTCTTCAATTACCTCAACTTCGGGTAATATGTTACTTGAGTTTATTACTGATGGAAGCAATAACGCAACAGGATGGTATGCAAGCTATAGTTCATTTCCTTGTACTGGTTCAAAAACACTAACAACACCTTCAGGAACAATAAGCGATGGCAGTAATTCTTGTGATTATAAAGCATCATTAATTTGTACCTGGAATATTCAGCCGTCACCAGCAGCAGCTTCAATTTCATTAACTTTCCCAGATTTTAACTTTGCCGCAGGTGATGCAGGTGATGCATTAAAAGTTTATAAAAATACCACAGGAACTTTAATTGGTAGCTATAACGCATTAAATTTACCCCCTGCATCATTAGATATTGTAGCATCAAAAGTAATTCTTCGTTTCCAGACAAATAGTACTAATCAGGGTGCAGGTTGGACTGTAAACTACAATTCAACATTAACCGGAATAGAAAATAATCTTGCAGAATTTAGTACTGGAATATTCCCAAATCCATTTACCAACGATGCAACTATTAGTTACACATTAACCGATGTAACTGACGTTAAGATTTCTGTAACAAATGTTTTAGGCGAAGTTATTGGTAATTATAACAAATTTGAAACAGCCGGATCGTACAGTTTACCTTTAAGTTCATTTACAGAACAAATTTCACAAGGAATGTACTTTGTTAACTTCTCATTTAATGATAAGCTAACAACGGTTAAAATAGTTTGTACAAAATAA
- the nadB gene encoding L-aspartate oxidase, which translates to MTLRFDFLVIGSGIAGLSAALKAAKYGKVCVVTKTQIDETNTRYAQGGIAAVTYQPDSFEKHVKDTIIAGAGLCNEDIVRMVVSEAPERINDLIEWGIDFDKNNDGSFNLAREGGHTEHRILHHKDNTGNEIQKVLSIQVKKNPNITVLENHFAIDLMTQHHLGSYVRRSNTDTECYGAYVMDLQKHQIFRLLAKNTFISSGGVGNLYLTTTNPNIATGDGIAMVHRAKGITENMEFIQFHPTSLYNPGERPSFLISEALRGFGAVLKTISGREFMQEYDTRGSLAPRDIVARAIDYEMKSHGDDHVYIDCTHLDKNELQYRFPNIYAKCLKIGIDITRDMIPVVPAAHYLCGGIKVNENGCTHIHHLYAVGEAASTGLHGANRLASNSLIEAIVFAHRSVHHAISMLSNIKYQEDIPEWNDKGTTQPREMVLITQNTKEIHQLMTNYVGIVRSDSRLERAFARHSMIYNETEELYKISKISQKLCELRNLITVGYLVIKAASVRKESIGLHYNIDHASEKIKASL; encoded by the coding sequence ATGACATTAAGATTTGATTTTTTAGTAATCGGTTCGGGGATAGCTGGGTTATCAGCTGCCTTAAAAGCAGCTAAGTATGGAAAGGTATGTGTAGTAACAAAAACACAAATTGACGAAACTAATACCAGATATGCTCAGGGTGGAATTGCTGCTGTAACTTATCAACCCGATTCTTTTGAAAAACATGTAAAAGATACAATTATTGCCGGTGCAGGTCTTTGCAACGAAGACATTGTAAGGATGGTTGTTAGTGAAGCACCTGAGCGCATAAATGATTTAATTGAATGGGGAATTGATTTTGATAAAAATAACGATGGCAGTTTTAATTTAGCCCGCGAAGGTGGTCATACCGAACATAGAATTTTACATCATAAGGATAATACAGGTAACGAAATTCAAAAAGTTCTTTCCATTCAGGTAAAGAAAAACCCAAACATAACAGTACTCGAAAATCATTTTGCAATAGACTTAATGACACAGCACCATCTTGGAAGCTATGTAAGAAGAAGTAATACTGATACAGAATGTTATGGTGCATATGTTATGGATTTACAAAAACACCAGATTTTCAGACTACTTGCAAAAAATACTTTTATCTCGTCGGGAGGTGTAGGAAATTTATACCTTACAACAACTAACCCAAATATTGCAACTGGTGATGGTATAGCTATGGTTCACAGAGCAAAGGGAATAACTGAAAATATGGAATTTATTCAATTTCATCCAACTTCACTTTATAATCCGGGAGAACGACCTTCATTTTTAATTTCAGAAGCATTACGAGGATTTGGAGCAGTATTAAAAACAATTTCTGGTCGGGAATTTATGCAAGAGTATGATACCAGAGGATCGCTTGCACCACGTGATATAGTTGCAAGAGCAATTGATTATGAAATGAAAAGTCATGGCGACGATCACGTTTATATAGATTGTACACATCTTGATAAAAACGAATTACAATATCGTTTTCCGAATATTTATGCTAAATGCTTAAAAATTGGAATTGATATTACAAGAGATATGATACCGGTAGTTCCTGCTGCACATTATCTTTGCGGTGGAATAAAGGTTAACGAAAACGGATGTACGCATATTCATCATTTATATGCTGTGGGCGAAGCTGCTTCAACCGGCTTACATGGTGCAAACCGACTAGCGTCAAACTCATTAATAGAAGCAATTGTATTTGCTCATCGTTCTGTTCATCATGCAATTTCAATGTTGTCAAACATTAAATATCAGGAAGACATTCCGGAATGGAACGATAAAGGAACAACCCAACCACGTGAGATGGTGTTAATTACCCAAAACACAAAAGAAATTCATCAGTTAATGACAAATTATGTTGGAATTGTAAGATCTGACAGTAGGCTTGAAAGAGCTTTTGCCAGACATTCAATGATATATAATGAAACCGAAGAACTATATAAAATCTCAAAAATCTCTCAAAAACTTTGTGAGTTAAGAAATTTAATTACTGTAGGGTATTTAGTAATAAAAGCAGCATCAGTTCGCAAAGAAAGTATTGGTTTACATTATAATATTGATCATGCTTCAGAAAAAATAAAGGCATCGCTTTAA
- a CDS encoding cysteine desulfurase: MIDVQAIRSDFPLLQQKIYNRQLVYFDNAATTQKPQSVIETTNEYYQKYNSNIHRGVHYLSEKMTESYEHARRTVKNFVNAQHQHEIIFTSGTTESVNLVAFSFGEKFVKKDDEIILSQLEHHSNIVPWQLLCDRTGAKIKVIPLTYTGELDLAAYDRLFSEKTKIVSVNHVSNSLGTINDIEKIISIAHCHNVPVFIDGAQGIHHQPVDVQKLDCDFYAFSGHKIYGPTGIGVLYGKEKWLNEMPPFKGGGDMIKVVTFEKTTYNDLPFKFEAGTTNFIGAIGLGAALKYVEKIGRQNIFEYENLLLNYANEKISKIPDIRIYGTSPNKVGVISFLIGKIHHFDTGMMLDKMDIAVRTGNHCTQPIMKFYGIEGTVRASFSFYNTTNEIDYLIDSLLKIKQLFA; the protein is encoded by the coding sequence ATGATTGATGTACAGGCAATAAGAAGCGACTTTCCTTTGCTCCAACAAAAAATATATAACAGACAGCTGGTTTATTTTGATAATGCTGCTACAACCCAGAAACCACAATCTGTTATTGAAACTACAAATGAATATTATCAAAAATATAACAGCAATATTCATAGAGGGGTTCACTACTTAAGTGAAAAAATGACCGAATCATATGAACATGCAAGAAGAACAGTTAAGAATTTTGTTAATGCACAACATCAACACGAAATAATTTTTACTTCGGGGACAACCGAATCAGTAAATCTTGTTGCTTTTTCATTTGGAGAAAAATTTGTAAAAAAGGACGATGAAATTATTCTTTCACAATTAGAACACCATAGTAATATTGTTCCATGGCAATTATTATGTGATAGAACAGGTGCTAAAATAAAAGTTATTCCTTTAACATATACCGGTGAACTCGATTTAGCAGCTTACGACAGGCTTTTTTCAGAAAAAACAAAAATTGTCTCGGTAAATCATGTTTCAAATTCGCTCGGAACAATTAATGACATCGAAAAGATAATCAGTATTGCACATTGCCATAATGTTCCTGTTTTTATTGATGGAGCACAGGGCATACATCATCAACCGGTTGATGTTCAAAAACTGGATTGTGATTTTTATGCTTTTTCGGGACATAAAATTTATGGTCCAACTGGCATTGGTGTTCTTTATGGTAAAGAAAAATGGTTGAATGAAATGCCTCCTTTCAAAGGTGGTGGCGACATGATTAAAGTTGTAACGTTTGAAAAAACAACTTATAACGACTTACCTTTTAAGTTTGAAGCAGGAACAACAAATTTTATTGGCGCAATTGGTTTGGGTGCTGCGTTAAAATATGTCGAGAAAATAGGCAGACAAAATATTTTCGAATATGAGAATTTGCTTCTAAATTATGCAAATGAAAAAATAAGCAAAATTCCTGATATTAGAATATATGGAACATCACCAAATAAAGTTGGTGTAATATCTTTTTTAATTGGAAAAATTCATCATTTTGATACAGGGATGATGTTAGATAAAATGGATATTGCCGTAAGAACCGGAAACCATTGTACTCAACCAATTATGAAATTTTATGGAATTGAGGGAACTGTAAGAGCCTCATTCTCTTTTTACAACACAACCAATGAAATTGATTATTTGATTGATTCTCTTTTAAAAATTAAACAATTATTTGCATAA
- a CDS encoding SufE family protein produces the protein MTIDQVQEQIVEEFSVYADWMEKYTYLIELSKDLTEFKEEYRSSKNLIKGCQSQVWLQDEFVDGKIKFYADSDAIITKGMIALLVRLLSNRTPDEIANADLWFIDKIGLTTHLSPTRSNGLLSMVKQMKMYALAYKTKYNL, from the coding sequence ATGACTATTGATCAGGTTCAGGAACAGATTGTTGAAGAGTTTTCGGTTTATGCCGACTGGATGGAAAAGTATACTTATTTAATTGAGCTCAGTAAAGATTTAACCGAGTTTAAAGAAGAATACCGGTCAAGCAAAAATTTAATAAAAGGTTGTCAATCACAAGTATGGCTACAAGATGAGTTTGTTGATGGAAAAATAAAGTTTTATGCCGATAGCGATGCAATAATTACAAAAGGGATGATTGCCCTGCTAGTCAGGCTATTATCTAACCGCACACCGGATGAAATTGCAAATGCAGATCTTTGGTTTATTGATAAAATTGGCTTAACAACTCATCTTTCGCCAACACGCTCAAACGGATTACTTTCAATGGTTAAGCAAATGAAAATGTACGCACTTGCTTATAAAACAAAATATAATTTGTAA
- a CDS encoding DUF59 domain-containing protein, which translates to MDTFTLESKVVETLKTIFDPEIPVNIYELGLIYEVIAENDGKVNIKMTLTSPNCPMVDDMLNEINEKVKATEGVSDLVLNIVFDPPWNKNMMSDAALLDLGLL; encoded by the coding sequence ATGGACACATTCACATTAGAAAGCAAAGTAGTTGAAACACTTAAAACTATTTTTGATCCCGAGATTCCTGTAAATATTTATGAGCTTGGTTTAATTTACGAAGTAATTGCAGAAAATGATGGTAAGGTTAATATTAAAATGACTTTAACTTCGCCCAATTGCCCTATGGTTGACGATATGCTAAATGAAATTAACGAGAAAGTAAAAGCAACTGAAGGAGTTAGCGATTTGGTTTTAAATATAGTATTTGATCCGCCTTGGAATAAAAACATGATGAGCGACGCTGCCTTACTCGATTTAGGTCTTTTATAA
- a CDS encoding T9SS type A sorting domain-containing protein — translation MKKLYTSFFLLAFLGISQLSFGQFYDGFAGTGNIGGNCTTVGATADCASNGWLTHSGTVGTIDIVSGSLSYTGLQASTGGKIHLTGTAALTRDVNAVATVTGNVAYYSALINVVDSTDLSITGYDYFLGLAASAGNASVTAFGGRLGIKAVNTNKANFRLGILNTSGGTTGTSFTDCGIDLNYGTTYLVVVKYDKSTVPTTASLWINPTTLGGADPAGSVTNNVGTSTFATFAAVFIRNGYSSTILGGTPNVDIDEIRVGSTFASVTPLSTGINEVSDISVMNVYPNPATNMVTIAAKEAISNVSIYDFQGRLVQQYDFNNSTEVKLNVSELSNGIYSIVANSVKGNSFSTKLVK, via the coding sequence ATGAAAAAACTTTACACTTCTTTCTTTTTATTGGCTTTTTTAGGAATTAGCCAATTATCATTTGGTCAGTTTTATGATGGTTTTGCTGGAACAGGAAATATTGGCGGAAATTGCACAACAGTTGGAGCAACAGCAGATTGCGCTAGCAATGGCTGGCTAACTCATAGTGGTACAGTAGGCACAATTGACATTGTTTCTGGAAGTTTGTCATATACTGGCTTACAAGCATCTACCGGTGGAAAAATTCACTTAACTGGAACAGCTGCACTAACCCGTGATGTTAATGCTGTAGCTACAGTTACTGGTAATGTTGCATACTATTCTGCATTAATTAATGTTGTTGATTCAACAGATTTATCTATAACTGGATATGATTACTTTTTAGGATTAGCAGCTTCAGCTGGCAACGCTAGTGTAACAGCATTTGGTGGTAGACTTGGTATTAAAGCAGTTAATACAAACAAAGCTAACTTCAGACTTGGTATTTTAAATACTTCTGGTGGTACTACCGGTACTTCATTCACTGATTGTGGAATTGATTTAAATTATGGAACTACTTATTTAGTTGTTGTAAAATACGACAAAAGTACTGTTCCTACAACTGCTTCACTGTGGATAAACCCAACAACACTTGGTGGTGCAGACCCAGCTGGTTCTGTTACAAATAACGTTGGTACAAGTACTTTTGCAACTTTTGCTGCCGTTTTTATTAGAAACGGATACTCTTCAACTATTTTAGGAGGTACACCTAATGTAGATATTGATGAAATCCGTGTTGGTTCAACATTTGCAAGTGTTACTCCATTATCAACAGGAATTAACGAAGTTTCTGATATTAGCGTTATGAATGTTTATCCAAATCCTGCAACAAACATGGTAACAATAGCAGCAAAAGAAGCTATTTCTAATGTTAGCATTTATGATTTTCAGGGAAGACTAGTTCAGCAATACGATTTTAATAATTCAACAGAAGTTAAATTAAACGTTTCTGAACTTTCTAACGGAATTTATAGCATTGTTGCAAATAGCGTAAAAGGTAATTCTTTTAGCACAAAACTTGTAAAATAA